One stretch of Hymenobacter chitinivorans DSM 11115 DNA includes these proteins:
- a CDS encoding TlpA family protein disulfide reductase yields the protein MNRKNLLQWLPFALLAVVLFTDLRTPVLGGLQRGLLATGLWQADVPQLPEKAPVVATSSAYPHNLTLLDMQGREVSLSTLRGKVVFVNLWASWCPPCVAEMPGIHALYKKLDPRKVAFVMISLDQNPAKARNLVQRKGYTFPVYFPTDNLPAPFDSNSIPSTVILGPDGQVAARHDGMADYDTPEFKAALEKLAGPPRT from the coding sequence ATGAATCGTAAAAACCTGTTGCAGTGGCTGCCTTTCGCCCTGCTGGCCGTGGTGCTGTTCACCGATTTGCGCACCCCGGTGCTGGGCGGCCTGCAGCGCGGATTGCTGGCTACCGGCCTCTGGCAGGCGGATGTGCCGCAGCTGCCCGAAAAAGCCCCGGTGGTGGCTACCAGCAGCGCTTACCCGCACAACCTGACCCTGCTGGATATGCAGGGCCGAGAAGTAAGCCTGAGCACGCTCAGGGGCAAGGTGGTGTTCGTCAACCTCTGGGCCAGCTGGTGCCCGCCCTGCGTGGCCGAAATGCCTGGCATTCACGCTCTGTATAAGAAGCTGGACCCGCGGAAAGTGGCCTTCGTCATGATTTCCCTGGACCAGAACCCGGCCAAAGCCCGCAACTTGGTGCAGCGCAAGGGCTATACTTTCCCCGTGTACTTTCCCACCGATAACCTGCCCGCGCCCTTCGATTCCAACTCGATTCCGAGCACCGTCATTCTCGGCCCCGACGGGCAGGTAGCGGCCCGCCACGACGGCATGGCCGACTACGACACGCCCGAGTTCAAGGCGGCCCTGGAAAAGCTGGCCGGGCCACCCCGTACGTAG
- a CDS encoding bifunctional 4-hydroxy-2-oxoglutarate aldolase/2-dehydro-3-deoxy-phosphogluconate aldolase → MATSVLSHLLQHQLVSIIRGANPDDLVSIVRALHAGGIRSVEITINSPQALQGIEKVVAELGDELMVGAGTVLDPETARLALNAGARFIISPTLNVKTIRMTKRYGAISIPGGFTPTEILTAYEHGADIIKVFPASLGATYFKDLKGPLPFIPLMPTGGVKLDNIREFRQAGAAAYGLGSSLVDTSQPATDEYLQQLTRKAQEFVQAIA, encoded by the coding sequence ATGGCAACTTCCGTTTTATCCCATTTGCTCCAGCACCAGCTGGTTTCCATTATCCGCGGTGCCAACCCCGACGATTTGGTGAGCATTGTGCGGGCCCTGCACGCGGGCGGCATCCGCTCGGTGGAAATTACCATCAACTCGCCCCAGGCCCTGCAGGGCATCGAGAAAGTAGTTGCCGAGCTGGGCGACGAGCTGATGGTGGGTGCGGGCACCGTGCTGGACCCCGAAACGGCCCGCCTGGCCCTCAACGCCGGCGCCCGATTTATCATCTCGCCCACCCTGAACGTGAAGACCATCAGGATGACCAAGCGCTACGGGGCCATCAGCATTCCCGGGGGCTTCACCCCGACCGAAATTCTGACGGCCTACGAGCACGGGGCCGACATCATCAAGGTGTTTCCGGCCTCGTTGGGTGCCACGTATTTCAAGGACCTCAAAGGTCCGCTGCCCTTTATTCCGCTCATGCCCACGGGCGGGGTAAAGCTGGACAACATCCGCGAGTTTCGGCAGGCCGGCGCGGCAGCCTACGGGCTAGGCAGCTCCCTGGTCGATACCAGCCAGCCCGCGACGGACGAGTACCTGCAGCAGCTCACGCGCAAGGCCCAGGAGTTTGTGCAGGCCATTGCCTGA
- a CDS encoding SMP-30/gluconolactonase/LRE family protein — protein MTPTLTSAPAVRVVLPAQAQLGEGALWNPLDQRLYWVDIEGQALHIFDPATGLDRQLPTHSRVGTVVPAGPDSVLVALQNGIHRLNTVTGEMTCLVDPLHDPKLRFNDGKCDPAGRFWVGTLDRSSRPHHATLYRLDPDGSLHTMLTGVTISNGLVWTPDRRTMYYVDTPTQTVQAFDYDHATGAITNGRVAVRIPDAEGSPDGMTLDADGHLWIALWGGAQVGCYDPATGHKLGAVPVPALHTSSCAFGGPELKTLFITSARQDLTPAQLAQYPLSGNIFATEPGAVGLPADVYRGA, from the coding sequence ATGACGCCCACCCTCACCTCCGCTCCGGCCGTGCGCGTGGTGCTGCCGGCCCAGGCCCAGTTGGGCGAAGGCGCCCTCTGGAACCCGCTCGACCAGCGCCTGTACTGGGTCGACATTGAAGGGCAGGCGCTCCACATTTTCGACCCGGCTACGGGCCTCGACCGGCAGTTGCCGACCCATTCCCGGGTGGGCACCGTGGTACCGGCCGGGCCCGACTCAGTGCTGGTAGCGTTGCAAAACGGAATTCACCGGCTCAATACGGTTACCGGCGAAATGACCTGCCTGGTCGACCCGCTCCACGACCCGAAGCTGCGCTTCAACGACGGCAAGTGCGACCCGGCGGGCCGGTTCTGGGTGGGCACCCTCGATAGGAGCAGCCGGCCCCACCACGCCACGCTCTACCGCCTCGACCCCGACGGCAGCCTGCACACCATGCTCACCGGCGTCACGATTTCCAACGGCCTGGTCTGGACCCCGGACCGGCGCACGATGTACTACGTCGACACGCCCACCCAAACCGTGCAGGCCTTCGACTATGACCACGCCACCGGCGCCATTACCAACGGTCGGGTAGCCGTCCGGATTCCGGACGCGGAAGGGTCGCCCGACGGTATGACCCTCGACGCCGACGGCCACCTTTGGATTGCGCTCTGGGGCGGGGCCCAGGTGGGGTGCTACGACCCAGCCACGGGCCACAAGCTGGGTGCGGTGCCCGTGCCGGCGTTGCACACCTCGTCCTGCGCCTTTGGTGGGCCCGAGCTCAAAACCCTGTTCATTACCAGCGCCCGGCAGGATCTGACGCCCGCGCAGCTGGCCCAGTACCCCCTTAGCGGCAATATATTTGCCACCGAGCCGGGTGCCGTAGGTTTGCCCGCCGACGTGTACCGGGGCGCTTAA
- a CDS encoding 2-dehydro-3-deoxygalactonokinase → MEELTHFLSCDWGTSSFRLKLVELPGLRVVATSTSDEGNAATFAKWQETKQPDDQRLGFYLKVLAGHVRKLEEDAGRPLTGVPVVISGMASSTVGMLELPYKPMPFAVDGADLATKLLPATADFAQPVLLISGVRTPDDVMRGEEVQLVGCGFAATDQEQLFLHPGTHAKHVTIRGGQAVALKTYMTGEFFALLSKQSILASAVEKNDDFERPEHRRAFERGVQASQTENLLHNAFLVRTNQLFDKLSKPENFYFLSGLLIGAELRSFPADFRGPVVLAGEKALVQHYEAALELLGITQRLAALTIKGAEEVTLQGQAAVLQRLREAGQLTEHKTTQG, encoded by the coding sequence ATGGAGGAATTAACGCACTTTCTGAGCTGTGACTGGGGCACTTCGTCGTTTCGGCTGAAGCTGGTGGAGCTGCCCGGTTTGCGGGTGGTGGCCACCTCGACTTCCGACGAGGGCAACGCGGCCACGTTTGCCAAGTGGCAGGAAACCAAGCAGCCGGATGACCAGCGCCTGGGCTTTTACTTAAAGGTTCTGGCCGGGCACGTGCGCAAACTCGAAGAAGATGCCGGCCGGCCGCTTACGGGCGTGCCGGTGGTTATATCGGGCATGGCTTCCTCCACGGTGGGCATGCTGGAGCTGCCCTACAAACCGATGCCCTTCGCCGTGGACGGCGCCGACCTGGCCACCAAGCTGCTGCCCGCCACGGCCGATTTTGCCCAGCCGGTGCTGCTGATTTCGGGCGTCCGGACCCCGGACGACGTGATGCGCGGCGAAGAAGTGCAGCTCGTGGGCTGCGGCTTTGCCGCCACCGACCAGGAGCAGCTGTTTTTGCACCCCGGCACCCACGCCAAGCACGTCACGATTCGCGGCGGGCAGGCCGTGGCCCTGAAAACCTACATGACCGGGGAGTTTTTTGCCCTGCTTTCCAAGCAAAGCATTCTGGCTTCGGCCGTGGAAAAAAACGACGATTTTGAGCGGCCCGAACACCGGCGGGCTTTCGAGCGAGGCGTGCAGGCCAGCCAAACTGAGAACCTGCTGCACAACGCCTTTCTGGTGCGCACCAACCAGCTGTTCGATAAGCTCAGCAAGCCCGAGAATTTCTACTTTCTCAGCGGCCTGCTTATCGGCGCCGAGCTGCGCAGCTTTCCCGCCGACTTCCGGGGCCCCGTGGTATTGGCCGGCGAAAAAGCCCTGGTGCAGCACTACGAAGCAGCCCTGGAGCTGCTGGGCATCACCCAACGCCTGGCCGCGCTGACGATAAAAGGCGCCGAAGAAGTGACGTTGCAAGGCCAGGCGGCGGTGCTGCAACGTCTGCGCGAAGCAGGGCAGCTAACCGAACATAAAACCACCCAAGGATGA
- a CDS encoding heavy metal-binding domain-containing protein — protein MKINSFLSGALVAGLVLLSSCNQQPADTTTSPSAAAKSESESTPTPAKAALYECPMGCEGSQSPKPGKCPVCEMELEKKS, from the coding sequence ATGAAGATCAATTCGTTTCTGTCTGGTGCCCTTGTTGCGGGCCTCGTCCTGCTGAGCAGCTGCAACCAACAGCCCGCCGACACTACTACGTCGCCGTCGGCCGCGGCCAAGTCCGAGTCCGAGTCAACTCCTACTCCGGCCAAAGCTGCGCTCTACGAGTGCCCGATGGGCTGCGAAGGCAGCCAGAGCCCCAAGCCCGGCAAGTGCCCAGTGTGCGAAATGGAGCTGGAGAAAAAAAGCTAG
- the dgoD gene encoding galactonate dehydratase produces MKITGFKLYQVPPRWLFLKIETDEGLVGWGEPVIEGKAATVATAVQELMGNLIGKSPLPIEDHWNVLYRGGFYRGGPILMSALAGIDQALWDIKGKFFNAPVYQLLGGLARDTMRVYSWIGGDRPHDVGLAAQGMVDKGFTAIKMNATDEMGYLDSYAKIDAAVARIAAVRAVDPYLGIGVDFHGRVHKPMAKILAKELEPFRPMFIEEPVLSQNNEALRDIARHTSIPIATGERMFSRWDFKQLLIDGYADIIQPDLSHAGGITECKKIISMAEAFDVAAAPHCPLGPIALAACLQVDATCHNAFIQEQSLGIHYNVGNDLLDYLLDPTVFEYHNGYANIPTGPGLGIEINEEYVIQRAKIGHDWKNPVWRNTDGSVAEW; encoded by the coding sequence ATGAAAATTACCGGTTTTAAACTCTACCAAGTGCCGCCGCGCTGGCTGTTTCTCAAGATTGAAACCGACGAAGGCCTGGTGGGCTGGGGCGAGCCGGTGATTGAGGGCAAGGCCGCCACCGTGGCCACGGCCGTGCAGGAGCTGATGGGCAACCTCATTGGCAAGAGCCCGCTGCCGATTGAAGACCACTGGAACGTGCTCTACCGGGGCGGCTTCTACCGGGGCGGCCCGATTCTGATGAGCGCCCTGGCCGGCATCGACCAGGCGCTGTGGGATATCAAAGGCAAGTTTTTCAACGCCCCGGTTTACCAGCTGCTCGGCGGCCTGGCCCGGGACACGATGCGGGTGTACTCCTGGATTGGCGGCGACCGGCCCCACGACGTGGGTTTGGCGGCCCAGGGCATGGTCGACAAGGGCTTTACGGCCATCAAGATGAACGCCACCGATGAGATGGGCTACCTCGATAGCTACGCCAAGATTGACGCCGCCGTGGCCCGCATTGCCGCCGTGCGCGCCGTGGACCCGTACCTGGGCATCGGCGTCGATTTTCACGGGCGGGTGCACAAGCCCATGGCCAAGATTCTGGCCAAGGAGCTGGAGCCGTTCCGGCCCATGTTTATCGAGGAGCCGGTGCTTTCCCAGAACAACGAGGCCCTGCGCGACATTGCCCGCCACACCTCCATTCCCATTGCTACCGGCGAAAGGATGTTTTCCCGCTGGGACTTCAAGCAGCTGCTCATCGACGGCTACGCCGATATCATTCAGCCCGACCTCTCGCACGCCGGCGGCATTACCGAGTGCAAGAAAATCATCAGCATGGCCGAGGCTTTCGACGTGGCCGCCGCCCCGCACTGCCCGCTGGGGCCCATTGCCCTGGCCGCCTGCCTGCAGGTGGATGCCACCTGCCACAACGCCTTTATTCAGGAGCAGAGCCTGGGCATTCACTACAACGTGGGCAACGATTTGCTCGACTACCTCTTGGACCCGACCGTGTTTGAGTACCACAACGGCTACGCCAACATCCCGACCGGGCCGGGCCTGGGCATCGAAATCAACGAAGAGTACGTGATACAGCGGGCCAAAATTGGCCACGACTGGAAGAACCCGGTGTGGCGCAACACCGACGGCAGCGTGGCCGAATGGTAG
- a CDS encoding CoA-acylating methylmalonate-semialdehyde dehydrogenase yields MEVETLKYPAVRNYVAGQFVDSSTPRSLEVFSPLSGAVISTVPLSGMPALRQAVDAAQAAFPAWSAIPIKERVQIFYRYKTLLERDMQELANLVREENGKTYDEARAEVEKAIELTEFACSMPQLIQGEFLEVSKGVEARVERKPLGVVASIAPFNFPNMVPHWTIPNALVLGNTMILKPSEVVPLSAGKIAELLKEAGLPDGVLNIVHGDREIVEAICDHPGIEAVSFVGSTAIAKVVYIRATSNLKRCVALGGAKNHLMVLPDAHPEMTASNVAASMSGCAGQRCMAGSTMVGVGAVDHIVSKLVEEARKIVPGQNLGSVISKEAKARIEAHITEAEAAGAKVLLDGRGAVVPGHEGGYYVGATVVDYVTPDMRIAQEEVFGPVLAIMRTNTLDEALAIENANPYGNAAAVFTSSGSSARYVMDHASAGMIGVNIGVPVPREPFSFGGWNESKFGACDITGKSSIEFWTQLKKTTTKWNPESRVNWMS; encoded by the coding sequence ATGGAAGTCGAAACGTTGAAGTATCCCGCGGTCCGCAATTACGTGGCCGGGCAGTTTGTGGACAGCAGCACGCCGCGTAGCCTGGAAGTATTTAGTCCGCTGAGCGGGGCCGTTATTTCGACGGTGCCCCTGAGCGGGATGCCGGCCCTGCGCCAAGCCGTGGATGCTGCCCAAGCGGCCTTTCCCGCGTGGTCGGCTATTCCAATTAAGGAGCGGGTCCAGATTTTCTACCGCTACAAAACCCTACTGGAGCGCGACATGCAGGAGCTGGCCAACCTCGTGCGCGAGGAAAACGGCAAGACCTACGACGAGGCCCGGGCCGAAGTCGAAAAGGCCATTGAGCTCACCGAATTTGCCTGCTCCATGCCCCAGCTGATCCAGGGCGAATTTCTGGAAGTAAGCAAGGGCGTGGAAGCCCGCGTGGAGCGTAAGCCCCTGGGCGTGGTGGCCAGTATTGCGCCCTTCAACTTTCCCAATATGGTGCCCCACTGGACCATCCCCAACGCCCTGGTGCTGGGCAATACCATGATTCTGAAGCCCTCGGAAGTAGTGCCGCTCAGTGCGGGCAAGATTGCCGAGCTGCTCAAGGAAGCCGGCCTGCCCGACGGCGTGCTCAACATCGTGCACGGCGACCGGGAAATTGTGGAAGCCATCTGCGACCATCCCGGCATTGAGGCCGTGTCGTTTGTGGGCTCCACGGCCATTGCCAAAGTCGTCTACATCCGGGCTACCAGTAACCTGAAGCGCTGCGTGGCCCTGGGCGGGGCCAAAAACCACCTGATGGTGCTGCCCGATGCCCACCCCGAAATGACGGCCTCCAACGTGGCTGCCTCCATGTCGGGCTGCGCGGGGCAGCGCTGCATGGCCGGCTCTACCATGGTCGGCGTGGGCGCCGTCGACCATATCGTGAGCAAGCTGGTGGAAGAAGCCCGCAAGATTGTGCCCGGCCAGAATCTGGGCTCAGTTATCAGCAAGGAAGCCAAGGCCCGTATCGAAGCGCACATCACCGAAGCCGAAGCCGCTGGGGCCAAAGTGCTGCTCGACGGCCGAGGCGCCGTGGTGCCCGGCCACGAGGGCGGCTACTACGTGGGTGCCACCGTGGTAGACTACGTGACACCCGACATGCGCATTGCTCAAGAGGAAGTATTCGGCCCGGTGCTGGCCATCATGCGCACCAACACCCTGGATGAGGCCCTGGCCATCGAAAACGCCAACCCTTACGGCAATGCCGCGGCCGTATTCACCAGCAGCGGCAGCTCGGCCCGCTACGTCATGGACCACGCCTCGGCCGGCATGATTGGCGTCAACATCGGCGTGCCCGTGCCCCGGGAGCCGTTTTCCTTCGGTGGCTGGAACGAGTCAAAGTTCGGGGCCTGCGACATCACCGGCAAAAGCTCCATCGAGTTCTGGACCCAGCTCAAGAAAACCACGACCAAGTGGAATCCCGAGTCGCGCGTTAACTGGATGAGCTAG
- a CDS encoding SBBP repeat-containing protein, which produces MLGSTWAQAQAPGFDMAVAMGSNSNLATLATDIVVDAAGNSYVTGFFGGTINVNGSNITADKDDIFVAKLDPVGRIIWFARAGGNAQEFSNGIALDGSGNVYITGDFLSPTIRFGSSLLTNSFDGPDYNSREIYVAKLDANGNWVWGAIAGGAGPDTGHDIAVDGGGNAYITGSYMSAASFGSTLLPLVRLNGTSLSPEVFVAKLSSQGTWLWARNSGSGAGCRGTGIGLDAVGNLYVAGSSTNLLPGAWLGPFGLPTAGLFVAKLTTQNGSLLWATGGTGATGYGGFGAYTYSGSVKLAVDGQNNPVISGSFIQTLQLGPYALTASGSGSDGFVAKLDAAGAYRWATQTGDGGRDLCNSIAADANGNCFVTGSFENTARFGSFSLTAASPNTTDAFTAMLGPTGTWRWVTSVSGPRIDNGICVAVGPGRTTYLGGETLGYPVRFGDGSGAAIGSVAGLPGFVARLQPYPSLALSGDSLVCRGGQVQLTATTSGAVSGYRWSTGATSASIAVTQPGTYSVTATFGGGYTLTETYRVRSIAPTVQISGGTEPLCPGASATLTATAPEARSLRWSTGATTPGISVSQPGTYSITAQYSSGCAVTEQVVVVGNALNITGRQQLCPGQSTTLTAAGTGAAVVGYRWSGGETTPTLRVSQAGTYWVTATFANGCTLTKAHSVGPPTAKVASVSGDTLLCPGTTLRLTALNPDALTYQWNTGATTPDITLSTPGRYSVLLTYSGGCTSRDSLEVQTAPLAPVFTLGPDTTLCLEKTLVLRAPAVSGPGVVLRWSDGSTGSTLRVSEPGQYSLRITTPCDTRTASRNVAYEPCFKAPNIITPNNDNLHDTFVINELSRGPWRLEIYSRWGKKVYQTEAYQNDWGPDAAPGVYYYLLRPAAGSGEATRGWLEVVR; this is translated from the coding sequence TTGCTCGGCTCTACCTGGGCGCAGGCCCAGGCGCCCGGATTCGATATGGCCGTGGCAATGGGCTCGAACTCCAACTTAGCCACACTGGCCACCGACATCGTGGTGGATGCGGCTGGCAATAGCTACGTCACCGGCTTTTTTGGGGGGACTATTAACGTCAACGGCAGCAATATAACGGCCGATAAGGATGACATTTTCGTCGCTAAGCTCGACCCGGTCGGCCGCATTATCTGGTTTGCCCGGGCTGGGGGCAATGCCCAGGAGTTCAGCAATGGTATTGCCCTAGACGGCAGCGGCAACGTGTATATCACCGGCGACTTTCTGAGCCCGACCATCCGGTTTGGCAGCAGCCTGCTCACCAATTCCTTCGATGGCCCGGACTACAACAGCCGGGAGATTTACGTAGCTAAGCTAGACGCTAACGGCAACTGGGTCTGGGGCGCCATTGCGGGCGGCGCCGGCCCCGACACCGGACACGATATTGCTGTCGATGGCGGCGGCAACGCTTATATCACTGGCAGCTATATGTCGGCGGCCAGCTTCGGCAGTACACTGCTGCCCCTGGTTCGCCTGAATGGCACTTCACTTAGCCCAGAGGTATTCGTGGCCAAGCTGAGCTCCCAGGGCACCTGGCTATGGGCCCGCAACTCGGGTAGCGGCGCGGGATGCCGGGGCACCGGCATCGGGCTCGACGCCGTGGGCAACCTGTACGTGGCGGGCTCCTCGACTAACCTCTTGCCCGGGGCCTGGCTGGGGCCGTTTGGCCTACCCACCGCCGGGCTGTTTGTGGCCAAGCTCACCACCCAAAACGGCAGCCTGCTGTGGGCCACCGGCGGTACCGGGGCCACGGGCTACGGCGGCTTTGGTGCCTACACCTATTCGGGCAGCGTGAAGCTGGCCGTCGATGGGCAAAACAACCCGGTTATCAGCGGCAGCTTTATTCAGACCCTGCAGCTGGGCCCCTACGCGCTAACGGCATCTGGTTCCGGCTCCGACGGCTTCGTAGCCAAGCTCGACGCAGCCGGGGCCTACCGCTGGGCCACGCAAACCGGCGACGGGGGCCGCGACTTGTGCAACAGCATTGCGGCCGATGCTAATGGCAACTGCTTCGTGACGGGCTCCTTCGAAAACACCGCCCGGTTTGGGTCGTTCAGCCTTACTGCCGCCTCACCCAACACCACCGACGCCTTTACCGCCATGCTCGGCCCCACGGGCACTTGGCGCTGGGTGACTTCCGTGTCGGGCCCCCGGATTGACAATGGTATCTGCGTGGCCGTGGGCCCGGGCCGCACTACCTACCTGGGGGGCGAAACCCTGGGCTACCCGGTGCGGTTCGGGGACGGCAGCGGCGCGGCCATCGGCAGCGTGGCGGGCCTCCCGGGCTTCGTGGCCCGTCTGCAGCCCTACCCTTCCCTGGCGCTTTCCGGCGACTCACTGGTGTGCCGCGGCGGACAGGTGCAACTCACGGCTACTACGTCGGGCGCCGTCAGCGGCTACCGCTGGAGCACGGGCGCCACCTCCGCCAGCATTGCCGTAACGCAGCCGGGCACGTACTCCGTTACGGCCACTTTCGGCGGGGGCTACACCCTGACCGAGACGTACCGGGTGCGCAGCATCGCGCCCACCGTGCAAATCAGTGGCGGAACCGAGCCGCTGTGTCCCGGCGCTTCGGCCACGCTCACTGCCACGGCGCCGGAAGCCCGCAGCCTGCGCTGGAGCACGGGCGCCACCACGCCCGGTATCAGCGTGAGTCAGCCCGGCACGTATTCCATCACGGCCCAGTACAGCTCCGGCTGCGCCGTAACCGAGCAGGTCGTTGTGGTCGGCAATGCCTTGAACATCACTGGGCGGCAGCAGCTGTGCCCGGGCCAGAGCACCACGCTGACGGCCGCCGGCACCGGGGCCGCCGTGGTGGGCTACCGCTGGAGCGGCGGCGAAACTACCCCCACGCTGCGGGTAAGCCAAGCGGGCACGTATTGGGTGACGGCTACTTTTGCCAATGGCTGCACCCTGACCAAAGCGCACAGCGTGGGGCCACCCACGGCCAAAGTAGCATCGGTAAGCGGCGACACGCTGCTCTGCCCCGGCACTACGCTCCGGCTGACGGCCCTGAACCCCGACGCGCTAACCTACCAGTGGAACACCGGCGCCACCACTCCGGATATTACCCTCAGTACGCCCGGGCGCTACAGCGTGCTGCTCACTTACTCCGGCGGCTGCACCAGCCGCGACTCCCTCGAGGTGCAGACAGCCCCGCTGGCGCCGGTCTTCACCCTGGGCCCCGACACCACGCTGTGCCTGGAAAAAACCCTGGTGCTGCGCGCGCCGGCCGTGAGTGGCCCCGGCGTTGTGCTGCGCTGGTCCGACGGGTCTACGGGCTCCACGCTGCGGGTTAGTGAGCCCGGCCAGTACTCGTTGCGCATCACCACGCCCTGCGACACGCGCACGGCCAGCCGCAACGTGGCCTATGAACCGTGCTTCAAGGCCCCCAATATTATTACCCCCAACAACGACAACCTCCACGACACCTTCGTCATCAACGAACTGAGCCGCGGGCCCTGGCGCCTGGAAATCTACTCGCGCTGGGGCAAGAAGGTGTACCAAACCGAAGCTTACCAGAACGACTGGGGCCCAGACGCGGCCCCGGGCGTCTATTATTACCTGCTGCGCCCCGCGGCGGGCTCCGGCGAGGCCACCAGGGGCTGGCTGGAAGTAGTGCGGTAA
- a CDS encoding 2,3-bisphosphoglycerate-dependent phosphoglycerate mutase, producing MATLVLVRHGQSVANLANVFTGWLDVALTPQGEAEARQAGAKLRALHFDQAYCSTLVRSRRTLELILEQLHQATVPVHAAEALRERMYGALQGLNKAETIRQYGLTQVNTWRRSYEDAPPEGETLHHTQQRVVAYYEQEIAPQLRRGRHVLVVSHGNTLRALRMQLEGLSVAQVEALEIPTGGVRVYELDSALAIGQMRDL from the coding sequence ATGGCAACTCTGGTTTTGGTCCGGCACGGGCAATCGGTGGCTAACTTGGCCAATGTGTTTACGGGCTGGCTCGACGTGGCCCTCACGCCCCAGGGTGAAGCCGAGGCCCGGCAGGCCGGCGCCAAGCTGCGCGCCTTGCACTTCGACCAGGCCTACTGCTCCACGCTGGTCCGCTCCCGACGCACCCTGGAGCTGATTCTGGAGCAGCTGCACCAGGCCACCGTGCCCGTGCACGCCGCCGAGGCCCTGCGGGAACGGATGTACGGGGCGCTGCAGGGTTTGAACAAGGCCGAAACCATCCGCCAGTACGGGCTGACGCAGGTGAATACCTGGCGGCGCAGCTACGAGGATGCCCCGCCCGAGGGCGAAACCCTGCACCACACCCAGCAGCGGGTAGTGGCCTACTACGAGCAGGAAATTGCGCCCCAGCTCCGGCGGGGCCGGCACGTGCTGGTGGTGTCGCACGGCAACACGCTGCGGGCCTTGCGCATGCAGCTTGAGGGGCTGAGCGTGGCCCAGGTGGAAGCCCTGGAAATTCCGACCGGGGGCGTGCGGGTATACGAGCTGGACTCGGCCCTGGCCATCGGGCAGATGCGGGATTTGTAA
- a CDS encoding YfiT family bacillithiol transferase: METNLPDLQYPIGKPTLPDGPLTPAERTVYINQLAALPAQLTAAARKAGGVRLENSYRPGGWSGRQVLHHVADVHQNFDMRFRLALTEDNPTIRPFDMNAWAELPDVAASPVTVSLMLLEAVHSRWVTLLWHLTDEQWQRTFYHPSYQRTYTLDQALAQYSWHGRHHLAHIELLSREG, from the coding sequence ATGGAAACCAACCTGCCCGATCTGCAATATCCTATTGGCAAGCCCACGCTGCCCGACGGCCCCCTGACGCCCGCCGAAAGAACGGTGTACATCAATCAGCTGGCCGCCTTGCCGGCCCAGCTGACCGCCGCGGCCCGCAAAGCCGGGGGCGTCCGGCTGGAAAACTCGTACCGGCCCGGGGGCTGGAGTGGCCGGCAGGTGCTGCACCACGTGGCCGACGTGCACCAGAACTTCGATATGCGCTTCCGCCTGGCCCTGACCGAGGATAACCCCACCATCCGGCCCTTCGACATGAATGCCTGGGCCGAGCTGCCCGACGTGGCCGCCTCGCCCGTCACGGTGTCGCTCATGCTGCTGGAGGCCGTGCATTCGCGCTGGGTTACGCTGCTCTGGCACCTGACCGACGAGCAGTGGCAGCGCACGTTTTACCACCCCAGCTACCAGCGCACTTACACCCTCGACCAGGCCCTGGCCCAGTACAGCTGGCACGGCCGCCACCATCTGGCCCACATTGAGCTGCTGAGCCGGGAGGGGTGA